A genomic window from Vagococcus entomophilus includes:
- a CDS encoding recombinase family protein, with protein MAIYGYIRKNYPIGTLKQLKKIMEFQCDEIFIEEKILKEEQELNRLLAKIKEEDQLIVYDLRVFGKKLKKFERFIEILESNKVRLRSISESLDTKNNPFFYGNVRLVIEMEHFHTVYQTRKGIKDARLQGVVGGRPRISPQKVKKIRTLYEKDLPLRKIAEVCEVSLGTVHKYVQIINQ; from the coding sequence ATGGCAATATACGGATATATTCGCAAAAACTATCCCATTGGAACTTTAAAGCAATTAAAAAAAATTATGGAATTTCAGTGTGATGAAATTTTCATAGAAGAAAAAATACTTAAAGAAGAGCAAGAGCTAAATCGGCTACTTGCAAAGATTAAAGAGGAAGACCAACTAATCGTCTATGACTTACGTGTATTTGGCAAAAAGCTTAAGAAGTTTGAACGATTTATTGAAATTTTAGAAAGCAATAAAGTTCGTTTAAGGAGCATTTCTGAATCGTTAGATACAAAAAACAATCCTTTTTTTTACGGAAATGTTCGACTAGTGATCGAAATGGAGCATTTTCATACAGTCTACCAAACAAGAAAGGGAATTAAAGATGCAAGACTCCAGGGCGTTGTTGGGGGCAGACCGAGGATTAGCCCACAAAAAGTCAAAAAAATTAGGACACTATATGAAAAAGATTTACCACTTAGAAAAATTGCAGAGGTATGCGAAGTATCACTTGGAACGGTTCACAAATATGTGCAAATTATTAATCAATAA
- the coaE gene encoding dephospho-CoA kinase (Dephospho-CoA kinase (CoaE) performs the final step in coenzyme A biosynthesis.) produces MTVVLGITGGIATGKSTVSEIFQSHNIPVIDADQIAREIMMPNSLALNQIKKVFGSEVFCSNGELDRQKLGQIIFYSQEKRQQLNHITGPLIRKIILSRREEYLKEKVPVLVLDIPLLYESNYLAYVDLTLVVYVPKELQLKRLMERDGITKEEAMRKITSQMPIEKKKELADIVVNNEYDKAELVRRVETIISKLLQK; encoded by the coding sequence ATGACAGTTGTCTTAGGGATAACAGGAGGAATTGCAACTGGCAAGTCAACCGTAAGTGAAATTTTTCAATCCCATAATATTCCAGTAATTGATGCAGACCAGATTGCCAGAGAAATCATGATGCCAAACAGTTTAGCTTTGAATCAAATAAAAAAAGTGTTTGGGTCCGAGGTTTTTTGTTCGAATGGAGAGTTAGATCGACAAAAGTTAGGTCAGATCATCTTTTATTCGCAAGAGAAAAGACAGCAATTAAATCACATTACCGGTCCGCTTATTCGTAAAATTATATTAAGCCGAAGAGAAGAATACTTAAAAGAAAAAGTACCAGTACTTGTTTTAGATATACCCTTGTTATATGAATCTAATTATCTAGCGTACGTTGATCTTACTCTAGTAGTCTATGTTCCCAAAGAACTTCAGTTAAAAAGACTTATGGAAAGAGATGGCATCACTAAAGAAGAAGCGATGCGGAAAATCACTAGTCAAATGCCGATTGAAAAGAAAAAAGAGCTTGCAGATATTGTGGTTAATAATGAGTACGATAAAGCAGAATTAGTCCGAAGGGTCGAAACAATTATTAGTAAACTATTGCAGAAATAA
- the mutM gene encoding DNA-formamidopyrimidine glycosylase, whose translation MPELPEVEAVKVGLNQLVKGKKIMKVEVLWPRIIESPDFEAFQSDLIGEEIEQVSRRGKYLIFHFTHWDLISHLRMEGKYEFHQQSTPCLKHTHVVFYFEDGSELCYLDVRKFGRMVLVPKETAQYYKGIAKLGPEPVQDSFKKAQFKKQLKKHSKAIKPVLLDQTLVTGLGNIYVDEALFLAKIHPERPANSLSEKEVAGLHAAIIKVLFEAVAAGGTTVRSYLNALGEAGNFQQQLKAYGKEGQPCVRCGTAIKKIKVAQRGTHFCPKCQKFPKV comes from the coding sequence ATGCCGGAATTACCAGAGGTAGAAGCAGTAAAAGTTGGGCTCAATCAATTGGTCAAAGGGAAAAAAATCATGAAAGTTGAGGTTTTATGGCCTAGAATTATAGAAAGTCCTGATTTTGAAGCTTTTCAGTCTGATTTGATTGGAGAGGAAATTGAACAGGTTTCAAGAAGAGGAAAATATTTGATCTTTCATTTCACTCATTGGGATCTGATTTCTCATTTGCGAATGGAAGGAAAATATGAATTTCATCAACAGAGTACACCTTGTCTTAAGCATACACATGTTGTTTTCTATTTTGAAGACGGTAGTGAATTATGCTATTTGGATGTACGAAAATTTGGTCGGATGGTTTTGGTCCCAAAAGAAACAGCTCAATACTATAAAGGAATCGCCAAATTAGGTCCTGAACCAGTGCAAGATTCATTTAAAAAAGCCCAGTTTAAAAAGCAACTAAAAAAGCACAGTAAGGCAATTAAGCCTGTTCTTTTGGATCAAACACTAGTGACTGGTCTAGGAAATATCTACGTCGACGAGGCACTCTTTCTGGCCAAAATCCATCCAGAAAGACCTGCCAATAGTCTTTCTGAAAAAGAAGTTGCGGGGTTACACGCAGCAATTATCAAGGTTCTCTTTGAAGCAGTAGCAGCGGGGGGAACAACTGTTAGAAGTTATTTAAATGCACTAGGGGAGGCTGGGAATTTCCAGCAACAGCTAAAAGCATATGGAAAAGAAGGGCAGCCTTGTGTTCGGTGTGGAACAGCGATTAAGAAAATAAAAGTTGCTCAAAGAGGGACACATTTTTGCCCAAAGTGTCAAAAGTTTCCTAAAGTCTAA
- the polA gene encoding DNA polymerase I: MKKNKLLLIDGNSVAFRAFFALHNSLERFKNKNGLHTNAIYAFHTMIENVLAKEKPSHVLVAFDAGKTTFRHAFYQEYKAGRSKTPSEFKEQMPYIRDLIEALGMKHYELANYEADDIIGTLANKADKEKFDVVVLSGDRDLTQLATSNVKVDVTVKGVSEIEEYTPEHILEKYGLEPLQIIDMKGLAGDASDNIPGVTKIGEKTAIKLLKEYQTVEEVYENVDSFKKSKMKENLINEQEIALLSKKLATIDIDAPVEIEVDSLGYQGKNLEKLIPFYKEMDFKTFLNKLAPEKIAEKSEPLEEMTYKIVEKTTLDMFETGMSLQVEMLTDNYHTAKIEGIAWGNNQTKYVASIEDMAEDELFKKWIEDENQSKRVYDAKKVQVALKRYGLDIQGIVFDVLLAAYLLDTNNNNQDIADVASHFDYHQVDSDELVYGKGAKKGLPEDVALFHVHMARKIAAIQTISPKMQELLEEKNQYPLFQDMELPIAKILGEMEIEGIKVNAQTLQEMRQEFAVILQNIEEKIYAEAGEKFNLNSPKQLGVILFEKMQLPVIKKTKTGYSTAVDVLEQLKDQAPIVEDILHYRQIMKIQSTYVEGLLKVIHPTDGKIHTRYVQTLTQTGRLSSVDPNLQNIPIRLEEGRKIRKAFVPRKEGWQIFSSDYSQIELRVLAHISDDEHLKQAFLDDEDIHASTAMRVFGAKSKEEVTPNMRRQAKAVNFGVVYGISDYGLSQNLGISRKEAQAFIDTYFEKYPGVQKYMEEVVREAKDKGYVETLYHRRRYLPDINARNYNIRSFAERTAINTPIQGSAADILKIAMIKMSERLKKEKLEATMLLQVHDELVFEAPESEISRLEIIVPEVMEQAVALHVPLKVDSSFGRTWYEAK; encoded by the coding sequence ATGAAAAAAAATAAATTATTATTAATAGATGGAAATAGTGTCGCCTTTCGTGCTTTCTTTGCCCTACACAATTCTTTAGAACGTTTTAAAAATAAGAATGGCTTGCATACAAATGCGATATATGCCTTTCATACAATGATTGAAAATGTATTAGCAAAGGAAAAGCCAAGTCATGTATTAGTTGCATTTGATGCGGGAAAGACAACCTTTCGTCATGCCTTCTACCAAGAATATAAGGCGGGAAGATCAAAAACACCTAGTGAGTTTAAAGAACAAATGCCTTATATACGTGACTTAATTGAGGCATTAGGTATGAAACATTATGAATTAGCTAATTACGAAGCAGATGATATCATTGGAACATTAGCAAACAAGGCGGACAAAGAAAAGTTTGATGTGGTTGTATTGTCAGGTGATCGGGATTTGACACAGCTTGCAACAAGCAACGTGAAAGTGGATGTTACCGTGAAAGGTGTTAGTGAGATTGAAGAATACACACCAGAACATATCCTTGAAAAATATGGGCTTGAGCCACTTCAAATTATTGATATGAAAGGTCTTGCAGGAGATGCATCTGATAATATTCCAGGTGTGACAAAAATTGGTGAAAAAACAGCAATCAAGTTATTGAAAGAGTATCAAACTGTTGAAGAGGTTTATGAAAATGTCGACTCTTTCAAAAAAAGTAAGATGAAAGAAAACCTAATTAATGAACAAGAGATTGCATTATTAAGCAAAAAATTAGCAACAATTGATATTGATGCTCCAGTTGAAATAGAAGTTGATTCATTAGGCTACCAAGGAAAAAATTTAGAAAAATTAATTCCATTTTATAAAGAAATGGATTTCAAAACCTTTTTAAATAAACTCGCTCCTGAAAAGATAGCGGAAAAAAGTGAACCACTCGAAGAAATGACGTACAAAATTGTTGAAAAGACAACGTTGGACATGTTTGAAACGGGTATGAGTTTGCAAGTAGAAATGCTAACAGATAATTATCATACGGCTAAAATTGAAGGAATCGCATGGGGAAATAACCAGACAAAATATGTAGCTTCTATTGAAGATATGGCAGAAGATGAACTCTTCAAGAAATGGATTGAGGATGAAAACCAAAGTAAACGAGTATATGATGCCAAGAAAGTTCAGGTAGCTTTAAAGCGTTATGGTTTGGATATTCAAGGAATTGTATTTGATGTACTACTCGCAGCCTATTTACTTGATACTAATAACAATAATCAAGATATAGCAGATGTTGCCAGTCATTTTGACTATCATCAAGTTGATTCCGATGAGCTAGTTTACGGTAAAGGGGCCAAAAAGGGCTTGCCAGAGGATGTTGCTTTATTTCATGTGCACATGGCTAGAAAAATCGCTGCAATTCAAACGATATCCCCAAAAATGCAAGAATTACTAGAAGAAAAAAATCAGTATCCTTTATTCCAAGATATGGAATTGCCCATTGCTAAGATTCTTGGTGAGATGGAAATAGAAGGAATCAAAGTGAACGCTCAAACGCTTCAAGAAATGCGCCAAGAATTTGCGGTAATTCTACAAAATATTGAAGAAAAGATTTATGCTGAAGCTGGTGAGAAATTTAATCTAAATTCTCCAAAACAGCTTGGAGTGATTCTTTTTGAAAAGATGCAATTACCTGTAATCAAAAAAACAAAAACTGGTTATTCAACTGCGGTTGATGTATTAGAACAATTAAAGGATCAAGCACCTATTGTTGAGGATATCTTGCATTATCGTCAAATTATGAAAATCCAATCTACTTATGTAGAAGGATTATTAAAAGTAATTCACCCAACAGATGGTAAAATCCATACACGTTATGTGCAAACTTTGACACAAACAGGAAGACTAAGTTCTGTTGATCCTAACTTGCAAAACATCCCTATTCGCTTGGAAGAAGGGCGGAAAATTCGTAAAGCCTTTGTTCCGAGAAAAGAAGGCTGGCAGATTTTTTCTTCAGACTATTCGCAGATTGAATTACGTGTTCTTGCACATATATCAGACGACGAGCATCTAAAGCAAGCTTTTTTGGACGATGAGGATATTCATGCAAGTACAGCAATGCGTGTGTTTGGAGCAAAAAGCAAAGAAGAAGTTACCCCAAATATGCGCAGACAAGCCAAAGCAGTTAATTTTGGAGTGGTTTATGGGATTAGTGATTACGGGCTTTCACAAAACTTAGGGATCTCAAGAAAAGAAGCCCAGGCTTTTATTGATACTTATTTTGAAAAGTACCCTGGAGTTCAAAAATATATGGAAGAGGTAGTACGTGAAGCAAAAGATAAAGGATACGTAGAAACGTTATATCATCGTCGTCGTTATTTACCAGATATTAATGCTAGAAACTATAATATTCGTTCTTTTGCAGAGCGAACAGCTATCAACACACCTATTCAAGGAAGTGCGGCTGATATCTTGAAAATAGCGATGATTAAAATGAGTGAGCGGTTGAAAAAAGAAAAATTAGAAGCAACGATGCTCTTGCAAGTACATGATGAGCTTGTATTTGAAGCACCAGAATCTGAAATTTCTCGTTTAGAAATCATCGTACCAGAAGTAATGGAACAGGCAGTTGCGTTACATGTGCCATTAAAGGTAGATAGTAGCTTTGGCCGTACTTGGTATGAAGCAAAGTAA
- a CDS encoding Bax inhibitor-1/YccA family protein, which yields MNQQQNVVSTNSLQSFFGKVYGYLGLGIGISAIASYLIMSVFPKVMYTLIANPLLFILMWVAELGLVVYLSSKAMENPSLAFGGFMVYSILNGVMLSVTLTGYSIGNINAAFASAAVTYGVMAVFGTVTKKNLSGIGHAAISALVGVIIASLLNVFLLKSSPVDFLISLLMVVIFAGLTAYDHQKIKQYYLEFGNSEKASGIAVFCALQLYLDFINLFLAFLRIFGNKN from the coding sequence ATGAATCAACAACAAAATGTCGTATCCACAAATAGTCTGCAAAGTTTCTTTGGAAAGGTCTATGGCTATCTAGGCTTAGGAATTGGAATTAGTGCAATTGCTTCCTACTTAATCATGAGTGTTTTCCCAAAAGTTATGTATACTCTTATTGCAAATCCATTGTTATTTATCTTGATGTGGGTTGCGGAGCTAGGGTTGGTCGTTTATCTTTCAAGTAAGGCAATGGAAAATCCTAGTTTGGCCTTTGGCGGATTTATGGTGTATTCCATTTTAAATGGTGTCATGCTTAGTGTGACACTAACAGGATACAGTATTGGAAATATTAACGCAGCGTTTGCGTCGGCGGCCGTGACATATGGGGTGATGGCTGTTTTTGGAACAGTTACCAAAAAAAATCTATCAGGTATTGGACATGCGGCTATCAGTGCATTAGTTGGTGTGATTATCGCGTCATTACTAAATGTCTTTTTATTAAAAAGCAGTCCAGTAGATTTCTTGATTTCATTATTGATGGTAGTCATATTTGCAGGTCTTACTGCATATGATCATCAAAAAATAAAACAATACTATTTAGAGTTCGGAAATTCAGAAAAAGCAAGCGGAATTGCTGTATTTTGTGCGTTACAATTATATTTAGATTTTATCAACTTGTTCCTTGCGTTTTTAAGAATTTTTGGCAACAAAAACTAA
- a CDS encoding MaoC family dehydratase: MFGKPRKIGKTIDEIEEGESLRLTESMEDSQLLIYLGLTNDANPLYIQHDYAETTEYNHPIIPSVMLMGVVTSTTSKHLPGPGSHVVNFSINFIEPVYHYETVTFDFEVVKLDKLKEIVTLSVSAVNEKDERVLDAMVMVKTPKNVDVEKNEELSE, from the coding sequence ATGTTTGGGAAGCCGAGAAAAATAGGAAAAACAATCGACGAAATAGAAGAAGGCGAATCGCTGCGCTTAACAGAGTCCATGGAAGATAGTCAATTATTAATTTATTTAGGACTTACTAATGATGCAAACCCATTGTATATCCAACATGACTACGCAGAAACAACCGAATATAACCACCCAATTATCCCTTCAGTTATGCTGATGGGTGTTGTCACAAGTACCACTTCAAAACATTTGCCAGGACCAGGTTCACATGTTGTTAATTTTTCGATTAACTTTATTGAACCGGTGTATCATTACGAAACGGTCACTTTTGATTTTGAAGTCGTAAAATTAGATAAATTAAAAGAGATTGTTACTTTATCTGTTTCGGCAGTGAATGAAAAAGATGAGCGAGTATTAGATGCGATGGTGATGGTTAAAACACCTAAAAATGTAGATGTAGAAAAAAATGAGGAGTTGAGCGAATGA
- the murC gene encoding UDP-N-acetylmuramate--L-alanine ligase yields the protein MKNTTYHFVGIKGSGMSSLALVLHEKGFKVQGSDIDQYCFTQRDLELAQIPIFSFGKENIHEGLTIIAGNAFPDTHEEIHEALKQGLPVIRYHKFIGDFIKNYCSIAVTGSHGKTSTTGLLAHVLSGIKPTSYLIGDGTGHGEPQAEFFAFEACEYRRHFLAYAPDYAIMTNIDFDHPDYFKSIEDVYDAFQSLANQVQKGIFAYGDDPYLRKLKTDVPIYYYGIKETDDFQAVNIQRTTLGSEFDVVHHGKMIGHFSLPVFGLHNIFNSLSVIAVSYMEKLDMELVNEEMQSFGGVKRRFSEKKVSDMIIVDDYAHHPAEIKATIDGARQKYPTKEIIAVFQPHTFTRTIALLDEFAEALNLADVVYLCDIFGSARETKGNVKIEDLGDKIEKGGQVVREENMSPLLDYHDAVVIFMGAGDVQKFERSYETLLSTTKKNKM from the coding sequence TTGAAAAATACAACATATCATTTTGTCGGAATAAAAGGTTCGGGAATGAGTTCACTTGCATTAGTTTTACATGAAAAAGGTTTCAAAGTTCAAGGATCTGATATTGATCAGTATTGTTTTACACAACGAGATTTGGAGTTAGCTCAAATCCCGATATTTTCTTTTGGTAAAGAAAATATCCACGAGGGACTGACCATTATTGCAGGAAATGCTTTCCCTGATACACATGAAGAAATCCACGAAGCACTTAAGCAAGGCTTACCGGTTATTCGTTATCATAAATTCATAGGCGATTTCATCAAAAACTATTGCAGTATTGCTGTGACCGGTTCTCACGGAAAAACTAGTACAACTGGCCTTTTAGCGCATGTTCTAAGTGGGATTAAACCAACTAGTTACTTGATTGGAGATGGAACAGGACATGGTGAACCTCAAGCGGAATTCTTTGCTTTTGAAGCCTGTGAGTATCGTCGCCATTTTCTTGCATATGCACCTGACTATGCTATCATGACGAATATTGATTTTGATCATCCTGATTATTTCAAGAGTATTGAGGATGTTTATGATGCATTCCAAAGCTTAGCGAATCAAGTCCAAAAAGGGATCTTTGCATATGGGGATGACCCTTATTTAAGAAAACTAAAAACCGATGTCCCTATTTACTATTACGGGATAAAAGAGACAGACGATTTCCAAGCTGTCAACATACAGCGGACAACTTTAGGATCGGAATTTGATGTCGTGCATCATGGAAAAATGATTGGTCATTTTTCTCTTCCAGTATTTGGCTTGCACAATATTTTCAACTCGTTAAGCGTGATTGCAGTCAGTTATATGGAAAAATTAGACATGGAACTGGTTAATGAAGAGATGCAATCTTTTGGTGGAGTAAAACGTAGATTCAGTGAAAAAAAAGTCAGTGACATGATTATTGTTGATGATTATGCTCATCATCCTGCTGAAATCAAGGCAACGATTGATGGTGCAAGACAAAAGTATCCTACAAAGGAAATTATCGCAGTCTTTCAACCACATACGTTCACTCGGACGATTGCTTTACTAGATGAATTTGCAGAAGCGCTAAACTTAGCAGATGTCGTTTATTTATGTGATATTTTTGGTTCAGCTCGGGAGACTAAAGGAAATGTTAAGATTGAAGATTTAGGTGACAAGATTGAAAAAGGAGGTCAAGTGGTGAGGGAAGAAAACATGTCCCCACTTTTAGACTATCATGATGCAGTTGTAATCTTTATGGGCGCAGGAGATGTTCAAAAGTTTGAACGCTCTTACGAAACACTTTTAAGTACAACTAAGAAAAATAAAATGTAA